CCTCCACCCTCTCCCTCTTCCCCAATTCAACCTCCCATTTCCTCCTCACACAACGCATCATATacctgtgtgtttgtgtgtacgtTTGTGTGCTATAACAACACACCCCTATGTCTCCAGTGTCCGCAGGCTACCTAGAGGGTAACTGCCGCGGTGGCCGAGACGACTCATCCGCCAGCGATGAAGGTGACCGTGAACGCGACACGGTGACGTTCTTCCTTGGCGGTGGTGCGTCCACCTCGAACCTGCAGATGAGCACCCTCAACACGCTCAACACCGGCATCATCGCGCCGAGTACGGCCGCCACGTACGCATCGTCAGCCGGCAGTGGAACCAACACCAGCATCGGCACCGTGAACCCGAACAGCACTACCaccagtagtagcagcagctaCCCGAGTCTTTCAAGTTTCACCGCTGCAGGTCTACCGTACGGTGGTGCGAACAATGCGGGCTTTAGTGCACCGCCAATGACACGCGAACTGTCAGTCGGTGACAGGTAAGCAAAGCGCTCAGTATCTCCAGTACTCAACCCACTCGCATCCTTTTTTGATCGAAATTCGCACCCCGGTTCTGCTGCCCGTTCGCAACACGTTTCACGCGGTATCATTTCCTTTTTGGTTAATTTATCTTtctgttgtattttttaattctcttttttatttcatattcgTTCTCCcgattcgtttgtttcgaCATCGACCACCTGCCATACGCATCAACACCTGCAACACCAACCTCGCCTTTTGGTCGACCTGTGATCATGCCGCGCGCACTTCCGGATCTCTCGATGTTTGCTCGTATCTGTGTCACTTTtgcacgggtgtgtgtgtgtgtgtgtgttcgtatgCATGCGATGTTGCACCATTTTATCGTCCTTTTGGCACCGTGGTGCCCGCATGCTGCCCGGTATAGTGCACAAAGTCTGTACGGGGATGATTGCCTGGTATCGTCGTCCTCGACGGTGACGGATCGGCTCGTGTTGGCACGAGGGAAGAAGGCTCCGGTTAAGCTGCCCCAGCTGGTACCGAGTACGGTTGGCAAAGCTCCGATGCCACCGCCACGCAAGACACTCTCCTCGCAGAGGTAAGTCCTCCGAGTTCCGACGTGTAAGGGGTGCTTCTGATTCGGGGCCGGTTAGAAGTTTACGGTCCATCGCCGCCATTTCTTCCATCCTTCACACAACGCCCTACTTCTCGAACGTTAGCTCTGTTCACTCGTCAGCTGTTTGATTGTCCTTTACATAGATTTACACGTGCTACTCGCAAATGCACCGCCTGCAAAGAGATGATCTTCCAAACACCAGCTTCCCTATGACGAGCCTTTCAAGATCGTAATGAGCTTAGATGATCTTAAAAATTCGCATTCTTTCGTAGTTCGGATGATAGAGAAACAGGAGCAAAATTATCACATCGCTCATAACCCCAATTATGTCATTCGATCAGTTCACGAGCTCCTCGAAGCTTATCTCACGCTGTATGTTGTATGTTCGCACTCATTTCAGACAGCAAAAGCTTCACGATaagagtagcagtaacaataGTAGTAAAAGTGATTTAAACGAGCCCTTTTTCGGTGTGCTCTAAACCCCCAACGGGGACGGTCGGAGGGATTCTCAATCGTGCGATggtaaccaaaaaaaaaatgaaaagaaaaccaatagaacaagaaaggaaaacggtGGGCGTATGTGTCCCTGGTGGCATACGCGACTTTGCAGCACAGTTAGTCGTACGAAGGCAGGAACAAATTATTAACAGTGAGAAAAGAGATTAATAGTGACATGCGATgtgggaacaaaaaaaccccggaaAAGATACGCATCTGCTCTACGATACAAGCCGTGCCCGTGAGTTCCCATTAGCTGTTGGATTGCACTTTCACTGTTTCGTTTCGCATTCCGCTTATAAGACTGTTTTGCCTAATAACCGCTtgtgttggcctttttttgtcttcttcccGTTGATAATATTAAAATGTTCATTTGTTAAGCCCCTCCCCCACCCTCCCCTCGTTGGTTgcgctgttctgttttgtCGTTTCCTGTCCTTGCAGCACCAAGCAGATTCGGTTTGGTTTCAGGAAACGGCTGCTGTGTGAAGTACGCGCGGAATATATTGTCGAATTTTTTCTATCTCGGTTCAGATTTTTTGATCCTTTAACACTCTTTTCGACTGAGTAGCTGAGGTTGGCTATTTTTGAAGTGCCCTTTTTGTACAGTGTAAAGTGTGTTGTAAGTTCTTTGTCATAGGATTTTGTTTATCGCAAAATTATCCAAATTTTTGCCCCTATGGTACACtatttttttggtgtttttaaAGTTACGTTAGTTTAATTGCTTCTggttatttgttgtttgttatttttgtatttgttttattattgtatTATTCTTTACATAAGTGACATCTAATTATCTTTTACAATCGATTTAAATTTGTACACAGTACAACGattacaatttaaattaaaaaaaatgtaaaagtaAATGTTCAAACAATTCTGTTGAACGCTGTAAGTTCAGAATTTTATGTCGATATTTTGCTCCGATCTTGGGAAAGCGTTTCAAATCACATGTATTCGTTAATGTTTGATATTTTGTGAATACAGTCTGAAAATATAGTGTCAAATtagttttgttaaattttgtttacaaacTGTTGATAAACGCTGCCCTGCAATGAGTTCCCCATTTGAGAACGTTTCATACATTTTGGCTCAATCAGTATTGAAGTTCCTTTTGTTAAGTCTGCTACATAGCGactaaattattatttttatgtcaAAAAAAGATTGTGAAGAAAATCTTTCATGTTCTCAAAACGCGAGCTCATTGTTTGAAATGATTGATTGAGCTGAGTTTAACGTACTTTCCGTATCCAATTCTAGCCTGTTACAAATGGCCCGATCTGATAGCGCGGACCTGGTCGCCCTGGAATCCCCAACGATACCTTTTCCATCGTCAGCTTCAACAGTGTCGTCGCCAGCGTCGCTTGCCCAAACCGTGGCCGGTTCCGTCGGATTCCACCAGCCGGTACCCCCGCTGCAGCAGTACatacagcaccagcaacagctcAAGCAGCGGTTCGTCGACGTTAAAgcatcgcagcagcagcagcagcaacagcagcagcagcaacagcaacagcaacaaccgcaaCTCGCAAAGGAACTGCACCAAGCCaagcgaaccggaaacggCGATCGGAAATCTGCACCGGTGGCCGTCGGAGAcacgttcgcttccggtgtgggAGCCGGCAGTAGCAGCACTACGGCCCTGCACCAGCTCGACGATACCGGTTCGACGGATTCGTCCATCTTCGACGAGGACGTTAAGAAGCGCCCCCGGAAGCTGTTCTCATTCGGCAAGCGCTTCGCCAAGTCGAAGAAACAGCAATAACGACGTAACAGGGTGGGACAGCAGCAGCGACACCGGTACGATCACGAGCGATGGGTACCAGCGTCCGTCCGCGGGTAGCACCTCCTCCGTCCGGCGCCGGCGCCGATGGCCACGGCACCGTTGTTCTCCTCCGGGGTCGGATAAGCGAGATCAAGCGCCCACACCGGAAGCAAACCCAATCGGGACACCGAAACCCGCCGGCGGAACCCCCGTTTGACAGTGTACTTCCGTTATTTAGGTTTTAAGTAGGCGGCAGCTAACATTACCCGTCGGTGAGGACAGGAACGCCAACAGCACAAGTAATGCGATGAAACCCCCTCCCGGCAGGAAAGACGTTGACCGGACGATATTTATTGACTAATTCTAGCATCCGAGGTGGGAATGAAGGCATCATATGGGAGGGGATCGCGTGCTTTAAGCGAGATTTACTGGGGGGAGAAATTTTTCGAGTTGTGTCTTTGATTTGCGTTCGAAGACGATGTGAATGAGCGAATTAAACCGTATAAACGCGGCCCAAGGAGGTTAAATAATCGTGATCTGTTGGAACAACACCGAGTACGCGTGCTGGGGATGGCCTTCTGATGAAAGACTTCCACGCTAACCCGCATGGAACACTGGTTGTATCATTATCTAGCTAGGTAGAGGAACATAAGAAACAAAGTTAGCTATTAAAGCCAGCATCGCCCGGTATATGTCCCGGGGGTGAACTGTTGGCAGCGGTGCCGATTGCCGGCACAACAGGATGCATGCACATTAACGTAGGTATAgcgaaggcacacacacacacactctcacatACATTATCTGAAAAGTCTGACAAAATTCTAAGCAACTAAGAGAACCACaaagcatatatatatatacaaccCTTCCGAGACTAGTGATCTGACGGTATGGTAGAAAACAGGACGCCATTTTgcaggacgaacggacgaatGGTACCGTTCGTGACGATACAGCATAGCGACGCAGCGATGGAGCTTTGCTGGAACCGACAAGCGAAGGTGGCAATATGCAAGCAATTACGACAGAAAACAATGTGCAATCCGAGCGTGGCGGGCGAAAATGATGCTCACGATGAATAGGCCAAGATATAAAAGTGCAAACATAAACGGGGCACATCCTTTTCGGGTGCGTTTCGAGTCAGCTTTAGCCTACGCACAAGGAAGAAGTCCTACTTATACTTACGATTATGAacaagtgtttttttcttcttttctcaaCGCATTGTTCTtgtggtgggtgttttttttattttttttttatttgtatacCTTTCTCGCCTCAGAGCGTGTCCATGAGCACATAACCTCGAAGAATGCAAGCGGTACACATCTCGTTTATAAGCAATCCTAGCATTAAATGCGCGCACTGACGCAGGGGTGAGAGATGAACGGAACTTTGCTCAGTCAGTTGCAGTCCTATGTAGATGTTCCTCCTTCTAGCAAGAGGAACCACAAGGCAGGCCCGCTAAGTGTCCTTAGCGTTTGGCAGTGGTTTTTGTATTCGTTCGCCGCAACCTCTTGCAGGATTttagcttcttctttttttagtgCTTTAAATGCGGCCTCATATTTTAATCCCTTTATGTAGCAAAACAAAGAATCGTACCGCGGCACTGTTTTAGCTGGTCGTGGCGTACTGGCTGTACTTATAAACAAGAACGTTGCatccattttcaaaaaaacTGCGATAAACCGTCGAGAGCAATAATTAACACTTAATCGACGTTATCCTTTCGCCGTTTGGTTAGTAGTTTGTTTTAagtttttagtttttcttgGTTGTCAGAGCCGTTACACTTTTAAGCCGAATCGCAAAATGGCATGCAGGAACACACAGGAACAGAAGCAGACAGCGGGAGAgaactgttgtttttttattcaacgtCCGGGGAACGTTTTAATTCCACATTCCGGCATGCGGACGGGAaatttgggtttattttcgttcaacCCTCGCACCAGCTTGGGCCGGTTGGTTTGTGAGTCAACCGCTGGCCGTTTGGGCACACGTACGAAAGCTTCGGTTGCCGGGAGTTTCCCGGCTGAAAAGTGGCACACCAAAGACCGAACGGTGAAAGCTACGcggccgattttttttgttttcgcatgtGTTAGGTAACGCGATCGGCAAGGTGTGACAAGCTAATA
This genomic interval from Anopheles nili chromosome X, idAnoNiliSN_F5_01, whole genome shotgun sequence contains the following:
- the LOC128728283 gene encoding probable serine/threonine-protein kinase DDB_G0281745; amino-acid sequence: MARSDSADLVALESPTIPFPSSASTVSSPASLAQTVAGSVGFHQPVPPLQQYIQHQQQLKQRFVDVKASQQQQQQQQQQQQQQQQPQLAKELHQAKRTGNGDRKSAPVAVGDTFASGVGAGSSSTTALHQLDDTGSTDSSIFDEDVKKRPRKLFSFGKRFAKSKKQQ